CCACGCATCCAATTACAATCCTCCACGTGTGTAACCCCAAAACAAACAACCACCTCACCTTACCTTACCTTACCTTCGGTATTAACTCTCTCAAAATCCTTGATCTGATCGAATCCCACACGCACCGCTACTGTcctctttcaaatggagtcacGCCAACCAAATTCCACCGACGAAATTGACCACGATCAGGCCTCCTCCGCTCGCCGGATCCAGCGCCTCTCCTCGCACCTCTATCCGCAGCCGCTTGATGGAGCTGGCGCGGAGATGGCCGTGGCGCTGATGGCGTGTGCAGGGAGAGCTAAATTGGATGTGGATACGGAGCTGCTGTCCAAGTACATGCGGGGGAGATACAGAGACGTGCAGCAGGGGGTGTACGATTACTTCAATTCGCGGCCTGAGCTGCAGACGCCGATTGAGATTTCCAAGGACGAGCATCGGGAGCTCTGCATGCGCCAGCTCATGGGGCTGGTGAGGGAGGCCGGGATCAGGCCGTTTAGGTATGTCGTTCAGGATCCGGCTAAGTACTTTGCGATTCTGGAGGCCGTGGGGAGCGTCGATATGTCGTTGGGAATTAAGATGGGAGTGCAATTTAggtaagtttttatttttatttgttttttgtaTTGATTTGGAAATTGCTTGTAATTTGGTTTAGTTGCTGAATTCAGTTGCTTGAACTTGGTGCtgttattgaatttggtttgcCTAAAAAGTGAACATTTTTATTTGGACTAATCTAATCGGACTAATTTAGACTTTGGGATTTAATTCGATGGATTTGCCATGATATATACATGTATGTGTAAAATTCATTCTGTAGTAACATAGCGGTGTTATTATGTCTACTTTTGAGCTGCACTTGCCACTTATAGCTTTCTATATCCATTTTCTGATGGCTATTGAGGTTGTGCTGATGTAGAAATACCTTTTGCGTATGTAGTTTAAGTTTTTATTTGTCATTGCGTGCAGCCtttggggaggctcggtgctcAACTTGGGTACCAAAAAGCACAGAGATAAGTACTTTGAAGGCATAGACAATGTAGAGTATCCAGGGTGCTTTGCAATGACAGAACTTCATCATGGTAGGTTCCTTCGTCATCAACGATGGCTCTTAAACTATTCTGCCTAGCTACAATCAGACACTAGTTATATTATATGGGGGGTTTTCTACCTTTCTGTTTGAAGATTGTTAGTTACTGCTCTCAATTATAAGAGTATATAGATTTGCCGATTATTCATCAGATGTTCATGGTTATCAGCTTGTCATGTTCTGGAAGAATTAAGATGGCATAAGGACTATTAATGGTTCTATTAATAACAGTAGCCTAATTATTTTCATGTTACAAGTCTGTCTGCCTTTCAGGATTTTCACTATTATTTGTCTACTCCTTGTTTACTCTTCTCCAATGTGGAATGTTTTCTACAGGTTCAAATGTTCAAGGTATACAGACTGTTGCTACTTTTGATCCTATGAAGGATGAATTTGTCATTGACACACCAAATGATGGGGCCATTAAATGGTGGATTGGCAATGCTGCAGTTCATGGAAAATTTGCAACAGTTTTTGCGAAGCTGATGTTACCTACTCATGATACGAAAGGTGTTTCTGATATGGGCGTTCATGCATTTATTGTTCCAATTAGGGATATGAAGACCAACAAGCCACTACCTGGGGTTCAAATACATGATTGTGGCCATAAAGTTGGACTAAACGGAGTAGATAATGGAGCATTGAGGTTCCGATCAGTAAGAATTCCACGAGATAATCTGCTTAATCGGTTTGGAGATGTTGCAAGAGATGGGAAGTACACAAGCCCCTTACCTTCTATTAACAAAAGATTTGCAGCCACACTAGGAGAGCTTGTAGGAGGAAGGGTGGGTCTTGCCTATTCTTCCGTTGGTGTCCTGAAGATTGCTGTCATAATAGCTGTCAGATATTCTCTTTTGCGGCAGCAATTTGGCCCTCCAAAGCAACCTGAGATCAGTATACTAGATTACCAGTCTCAGCAGCATAAGCTGATGCCGATGTTGGCTTCAACTTACGCATTCCATTTCGCAACATCGCATTTGGTGGACACGTATGGTGAGATGAAGAAGACTCATGATGAAGAGTTAGTGGGAGATGTTCATGCTCTTTCAGCTGGGCTCAAGGCATATGTGACATCTTACACTGCCAAATCATTGAGCACCTGCAGAGAAGCTTGTGGTGGTCATGGATATGCGGCAGTGAACAGATTTGGCAGCTTGAGGAACGATCATGACATATTTCAGACATTTGAAGGGGACAACACTGTCCTCCTGCAGCAGGTTTTTTATATAACAAGCAATCCAGTTGTTCCTTGCTTGCTATTTTTCTCAGCTTGGTAGTTATCCGTCTTTTTTTATTCCTAAGGACTCTGTTACTGAACTTAATGATTCTTCAACTAATAACAATAATACCAATAAGAACAACGATGACAACTTAAGGCTCACCTATATGGATGAAGTGAAATAATTCCTGGGAGCAGTGGAGTgtattccttttttttgtttgggAGATTGGAAAAGTGTAACAAATACAATCCACTTTAGCAATAGGCAAGTAAGTTATACATCGACTTATACGTTGTTGGTAGTTCTGGTTTGACATTGCCATGGCCCATGAGTAGTTCCTGCATCCGATCTGTTTAGGAATTTGTAAAATAAATGATTGAAGATTTTGGCTGGTAACTTATCTTCTGTCAGTTTCTATGTTATGCCTAAAAGTCAATTATGCTCCTATGCAGGTTGCAGGCTACCTCTTGAAGCAGTATAAGGAGAAGTTTCATGGCGGGACATTTTCTGTCACATGGAACTACCTGAGGGAATCCATGAACTTCTATCTGTCACAACCCAACCCAGTTACAGCTAGATGGGAAGGTCAAGACCATCTTAGAGATCCCAAGTTTCAGTTGGACGCCTTCAGGGTAAATATTTTTGTGACGGTATCATCTGAaagcatttatatatttttttaattgataacTCACTTTTTTGCAGTACCGTACTTCCCGGTTACTTCAAAGCGTAGCAGTTCGTCTCCAGAAGCACTCAAAAACACTTGGGAGCTTTGGCGCTTGGAATAGATGTTTAAATCACCTTTTGACACTCGCAGAGTCTCATATAGAAACTGTCATCCTTGCGAAATTCATCGATGCTGTGCGGAggtatttcatttatttttggtTGTAGCTGTCTCTTCTTTCCTGACTGGAATTATTAGCTCACAATATTATACTATCTTCTAATCCAGCTGCCCTGATGAAAAATCTCGGGCTGCTCTGAAACTTCTATGTGATTTATATGCAATGGATCGGATTTGGAACGATATTGGGACTTACCGCAATGTGGACTATGTTGCTCCTAACAAAGCTAAGGTTGGATGATCACTGCTCCCCTTCTATGGAGTTATAATTGGATAACAAATTT
This genomic interval from Salvia splendens isolate huo1 chromosome 13, SspV2, whole genome shotgun sequence contains the following:
- the LOC121759975 gene encoding acyl-coenzyme A oxidase 2, peroxisomal-like, which gives rise to MESRQPNSTDEIDHDQASSARRIQRLSSHLYPQPLDGAGAEMAVALMACAGRAKLDVDTELLSKYMRGRYRDVQQGVYDYFNSRPELQTPIEISKDEHRELCMRQLMGLVREAGIRPFRYVVQDPAKYFAILEAVGSVDMSLGIKMGVQFSLWGGSVLNLGTKKHRDKYFEGIDNVEYPGCFAMTELHHGSNVQGIQTVATFDPMKDEFVIDTPNDGAIKWWIGNAAVHGKFATVFAKLMLPTHDTKGVSDMGVHAFIVPIRDMKTNKPLPGVQIHDCGHKVGLNGVDNGALRFRSVRIPRDNLLNRFGDVARDGKYTSPLPSINKRFAATLGELVGGRVGLAYSSVGVLKIAVIIAVRYSLLRQQFGPPKQPEISILDYQSQQHKLMPMLASTYAFHFATSHLVDTYGEMKKTHDEELVGDVHALSAGLKAYVTSYTAKSLSTCREACGGHGYAAVNRFGSLRNDHDIFQTFEGDNTVLLQQVAGYLLKQYKEKFHGGTFSVTWNYLRESMNFYLSQPNPVTARWEGQDHLRDPKFQLDAFRYRTSRLLQSVAVRLQKHSKTLGSFGAWNRCLNHLLTLAESHIETVILAKFIDAVRSCPDEKSRAALKLLCDLYAMDRIWNDIGTYRNVDYVAPNKAKAIHKLTEYLCFQVKNVAKEMVDAFDLPDYVTRAPIGMQAAEDAYTVYTQYAGF